From a single Bacteroidota bacterium genomic region:
- a CDS encoding tail fiber domain-containing protein, with product MKKFTLLAIFAGTFGFQMAQAQWSLTGNSGTVPGTNFIGTTDAKNLYFKTNNSTRMVITSSGGRIGIGTSNPKSKFQVNGSVLFDGSSGTTPTTGAGTRMMWVPSLAAFRAGSVSSGQWDSPGIGSVAFGHNNLASGNYSSALGFTNLAFGNNTFVAGDHCSASGQSAVATGSYSNAGGDFSTALGYRTGAPTFCETTIGSNNTSYTPNDPGGFDPFDRLFTIGNGTQGSPSNAMVVLKSGNVGIGTSTPSFKLEVQQTITGFPAGRFAGTGEATALIGQVLPTGVNGYSVGVEGLASKIGVRGQAEGAASTEDGYGVYGEGRGEFGNRYGVYGVANNGSPGSLISGRRIGIYGTATGGDTAWAGYFGNGNVFIQNRLGIGKLAPGGQLELSLDQGRKPSTSTWTIVSDARLKNIEGAYTKGLKEIMQLQPLTYHYKNAEGRSFDEQVLAAEAIGFTAQEVQKIFPECVNKDEDGYLNLNIHAILIAQVNAIKELGQQNEMKDAKMASMQQQLNDLQQCIADICNAAGEKYAAPSVGSEDRLFQNQPNPASRETQIHYLISGKDKVANISLRDINGNLIRQYPIRQSGPGQILVQANELAQGTYVYSLEIDGRSIDTKLMVVTK from the coding sequence ATGAAAAAATTTACTCTATTGGCCATCTTTGCCGGAACCTTCGGATTTCAGATGGCGCAGGCACAATGGTCTCTGACCGGAAATTCCGGGACTGTTCCGGGAACAAATTTCATCGGAACAACCGATGCAAAAAACCTTTATTTTAAGACAAATAACTCCACGCGAATGGTTATCACCTCGTCGGGGGGAAGGATCGGAATAGGTACATCAAATCCAAAATCAAAATTTCAGGTCAATGGCTCCGTTCTTTTTGATGGCAGTAGCGGAACCACACCAACTACAGGAGCCGGTACTCGTATGATGTGGGTACCTTCTCTTGCCGCGTTCAGAGCCGGATCTGTATCATCAGGTCAATGGGATAGTCCCGGAATTGGATCTGTAGCCTTCGGACACAATAACCTCGCCTCGGGCAACTATTCCTCAGCATTGGGATTTACAAACCTTGCGTTCGGTAATAACACATTTGTTGCAGGGGACCATTGTTCGGCTTCGGGTCAATCCGCAGTGGCAACAGGCTCCTACTCCAATGCCGGAGGGGATTTCTCTACTGCATTGGGTTACCGGACAGGCGCGCCAACTTTTTGTGAAACGACTATAGGATCAAATAATACCAGTTACACCCCTAACGATCCTGGCGGATTTGACCCCTTTGACCGATTATTCACTATTGGAAATGGAACTCAAGGTTCGCCAAGCAATGCCATGGTTGTTTTGAAGAGTGGAAATGTGGGTATTGGAACTTCAACACCTTCCTTTAAATTAGAAGTTCAACAAACTATTACCGGCTTTCCGGCAGGAAGATTTGCTGGTACAGGAGAAGCTACAGCGCTGATTGGACAAGTACTTCCTACAGGAGTAAACGGCTATTCTGTGGGTGTGGAGGGATTGGCTTCAAAAATTGGAGTAAGAGGACAGGCTGAAGGTGCAGCATCAACAGAAGATGGATATGGGGTTTATGGAGAAGGTCGTGGAGAGTTTGGCAATAGGTACGGCGTGTATGGAGTAGCTAACAATGGAAGTCCGGGATCTCTCATTTCCGGAAGAAGAATTGGTATTTATGGAACAGCTACAGGAGGAGATACAGCATGGGCCGGTTATTTTGGAAATGGAAATGTTTTCATTCAGAACAGGTTGGGCATTGGTAAACTCGCTCCTGGTGGTCAGTTGGAACTGAGCTTGGATCAAGGGCGGAAACCTTCCACCTCTACCTGGACAATCGTTTCAGATGCAAGACTAAAAAATATTGAAGGCGCATACACTAAAGGTTTGAAAGAAATCATGCAACTTCAACCGCTTACGTATCATTATAAAAACGCAGAGGGCAGATCATTCGATGAGCAGGTTTTGGCTGCAGAAGCCATCGGTTTTACTGCTCAGGAAGTTCAGAAAATATTTCCTGAATGTGTAAATAAAGACGAAGATGGATACCTTAATCTCAATATCCATGCTATCCTAATCGCACAAGTGAATGCGATCAAAGAACTGGGTCAGCAAAATGAAATGAAAGATGCAAAGATGGCGTCTATGCAACAACAATTGAACGATCTTCAGCAATGTATAGCCGATATTTGTAATGCTGCTGGTGAAAAATATGCTGCCCCCTCCGTTGGTAGTGAAGATCGTCTCTTTCAGAACCAACCCAACCCTGCCAGCCGGGAAACTCAAATACACTATCTGATTTCAGGCAAGGATAAAGTCGCGAACATCAGCCTCCGGGATATTAATGGTAACTTAATCAGACAGTATCCGATTCGTCAATCCGGCCCGGGACAAATACTCGTGCAGGCAAATGAACTTGCCCAGGGGACTTATGTTTATTCTCTTGAAATCGATGGAAGAAGCATTGATACAAAATTGATGGTTGTCACCAAATAA